The following is a genomic window from Solanum lycopersicum chromosome 6, SLM_r2.1.
TTTTGATTTCAAGAAGTTATTGATTTACTGTAATTTGATATGAACGCTTTGTTAATCATTCACTTTACGCCAATTCTTCAAGTTAAGTCGCAAACTGTTATATTGCTCGCTGATAAAAATTTCGATAGGCTGTAATCTGTATAGTGAGAAACGAGAACATATGAATTTGTTACTCTGTTTTTGAGTTGAATTGTGCTATATAATAAGATGCATTACTTTTCGGTAATAATAAAAGTTACAAAATTTCACTAGGAAATGAACAAGGTATTGCTATTAATGTCTTCGCGGTCTTCACAAGTTCCAATTCTGCACCTGAATCAGAATTTCTTTAGAAAAAACTGGCAATGAGTAATGTCAACTTGGTGTAGTTCAAGAAAGGTGTAATATGCGTGTCTACTGATTTAAACATCACgatttatatgaaaaatgaacTGAGACGTTTGGCATTCAGCATTGTTCCTCTTgtgttcaatttttaaaaaggaattcACTTCTTAACatggaaaaaataatgaatcgtaataataatgattagtATAAGGCAATAAGTTGTTCTATAAAAGAACAATAATGTAATACCGCATGCCTACgctatgtttttattatttgaataacCATATAAGTTATTAACTCCATTTTTTCTCCTGTTTCCATATTTCAAAGTCATCAGGAAGTAAACAATTAGGTAACTGAAAACCTAATTTCAAGTTCTATAAATTGACTTGCAAAGCCTCATAGTTCTCACTTTTCATTCAATAGAAACAATCTCCATTACTACTCTCAAAAATGGCAAGAATCAAAGTGACAGAAAGAAATTCAGAGGAACGTAGCGAATCGAGAACGGAAATGCTCTCAGAGTATATAAAATCAATAGCATTCAAGAAACAACAGATAACAAAAGTATTCCAAAAGGGGGATAAAATTGAAGTGGCAAGTCAAGTATATGGCTTCGTAGGTTCTTACTACGAAGCAACTATTGTTTCTTCAATTGGCGCTTACCATTACAAAATCAAGTACAAGAATCTGTTGACTGATGATGAATCTGCACCACTGGAAGAGATGTTCACTTCAGCCGCGATCCGCCCTGTTCCGCCTCATCGAGATGAAACAATGTCAGAAAACGGATTCCGTCTGTACGATATGGTTGATGTGTTTGCCAACGATGGATGGTGGTTTGGATTTATCAGTGGGAAAATCGGAGAAGAGCACTATGTCTACTTCCCTACAACTGCAGATAACATTGCATATCCTCGCGATGTACTGAGATTTCATCAAGAATGGTCTAATGGCAAATGGATATTTCTTCCACGACAAGGAAAGATTTTCGACTTGCATTAATCTTGATTTACTGAATATACTGAATCTTTCTCCTTTATGTTAAAAGGAATTTCAAGTTTAGTCCCAAAAATTGCTTTGATGATAAAGATTTGTACTTTACAGTGAGAAATAAGAATCTGTAATTTGTTACTCTGTTTTAGCCCTGAATTGTGCTCTATAATAAGATGCATTACTTTTCTTAAAGGTGTAATACGTGTGTCTACTGGTCTAAACATCCCGATGATTTTCAGCAATCACAGGTGTGCTGATCAATCGGGTCAAGATTCCatccaatttaaatttgtttaatgGGGTTAGATAATGGGTTATATTACGGGTTAAGACCCACCCAGCCTAATTTTTTACTAagtgtcattattttatttgtcttttaaattattttagtacctaatgaaattatatttttcctttgttATTAAAAAACGAGTTAATAACCCACCCAAACTTAAACGGTTTGTTTGGGTTTAATTTTGCCACCTCTAGTTCTGTTTGATGCACAAATGCTAAAATTTGAAACTAATTAATATTaccttttgtttaaaaaaaaactttgtgatgtaataataaaataattgattttggacctaatttaactctaaaaactCGTTTATGAGGGATATTTGTTCAAGTCCAAAGAGATCatgcatatttttcttatttcaccGACAAAACGGGTGACTTACCAGGAAGTATATGTAGATAGGTTATACTATATGTCTATACGCCCCATCATCTATCGATCACAAGTCGCAACATTTATAAAAAACctacttaattatacaatagTTCCATTAAACGCTTAATTAATCATTTTGAGTtcaagttataatatatattgtcagtttgattattttttaatagtattaAGTTATTATTCTAAGGATAAATGActaaaaattcatttaattttcaaaGAACATGGAGATCGAAAATCCAAACTATACTCATTTTAAGCTTGGGGTTAGTTACATCTGATAATATGACTCAATGTCTCAATTCGAATACATCCTtgtattttaatcttttaacaatgtcatattcatcaaaataaacactatattatatacaatttaatattatacattatgaaacaaccCAAAACAAAATCGACAAGAAAGGAAGAAACAAAATGCAAAGTTTAATTTATTAGGAAATTAAATGCCTTCATATCACCAAAGGGCACTCCTTATTATAGACACTTATTAATTTGATAAAGTGAAATTAGAACGATTGAATATGTTTTAACGACCTTCCAGaatttctttcttaaaattGAACACAAGAGGGGCACCGTTAAGCCCTAAACGCCTCTGACCATTGACCATAACAACTCCAACATCTTTACAAATAACTTTACAGTAAACAAATTTATAACCCTGCCCATACTTCTCAATCCTGAACCAATTTCTTCTAACCTTAGGACCAACATTAACAAAAAACCTCCCTCCATCATATTTCTCTAGTTGCCACATTGTCGAATTAAGACAATCGTaggtactataaattgcaatttttagATCAGTGGACACGCGAATTACACCTTTCTTTTTATTGACCGGGA
Proteins encoded in this region:
- the LOC101250519 gene encoding protein AGENET DOMAIN (AGD)-CONTAINING P1-like, whose translation is MARIKVTERNSEERSESRTEMLSEYIKSIAFKKQQITKVFQKGDKIEVASQVYGFVGSYYEATIVSSIGAYHYKIKYKNLLTDDESAPLEEMFTSAAIRPVPPHRDETMSENGFRLYDMVDVFANDGWWFGFISGKIGEEHYVYFPTTADNIAYPRDVLRFHQEWSNGKWIFLPRQGKIFDLH
- the LOC101250228 gene encoding miraculin-like, with the protein product MKKLFIFQFISIFAIFTNSCLCEASSAPNPVLDTTGKILRTEKTYFIVPINGEKYGGVAVETTGNNSTCQLSVIQKRYVEPHGHGLELIPVNKKKGVIRVSTDLKIAIYSTYDCLNSTMWQLEKYDGGRFFVNVGPKVRRNWFRIEKYGQGYKFVYCKVICKDVGVVMVNGQRRLGLNGAPLVFNFKKEILEGR